From Shewanella yunxiaonensis, the proteins below share one genomic window:
- the mobA gene encoding molybdenum cofactor guanylyltransferase MobA, with product MSQQIEAIILAGGLARRMGGEDKGLIELLGKPMIAHVIGRLKDQVNKIRINANKNQDRYAELGLDVFADQLEGFLGPLAGIYSGLAECQSSLMLVVPCDCPLLPLDLVSRMQQQLLAANADLAVATDGERDHSVVMLLKPELRQSLKTYLETGQRRVESWYDEFNVARVSFADQPNAFVNVNTHEQKQQLAEVISKA from the coding sequence ATGTCGCAGCAGATTGAAGCAATAATCCTTGCTGGTGGACTGGCAAGGCGAATGGGTGGTGAAGACAAGGGATTGATTGAGTTATTGGGCAAACCCATGATTGCTCATGTTATTGGCCGACTTAAAGATCAAGTAAATAAGATACGGATCAACGCCAATAAAAATCAGGACAGGTATGCTGAACTCGGTTTGGACGTCTTTGCCGATCAGCTGGAAGGTTTTCTCGGCCCGTTGGCGGGGATCTACAGTGGTCTGGCTGAATGCCAATCATCGCTGATGCTGGTGGTGCCATGCGATTGTCCGCTGTTACCCTTGGATTTAGTATCCCGCATGCAACAGCAGTTACTGGCCGCAAATGCTGATTTGGCGGTCGCCACTGATGGCGAACGCGATCATTCGGTGGTGATGCTGTTAAAGCCCGAATTACGGCAATCGCTAAAGACGTATCTGGAAACTGGCCAGCGCCGAGTTGAGAGCTGGTATGACGAATTTAACGTGGCCAGAGTATCGTTTGCCGATCAGCCCAACGCCTTTGTCAATGTCAACACGCATGAACAGAAACAGCAGTTGGCTGAGGTGATATCAAAAGCTTAA
- a CDS encoding ABC transporter ATP-binding protein yields MCRIIASDIAVYFGERLLFTAPQLCFSKQDVIFLQGDNGSGKTTLMKLLAGLMPPTQGQIRAEDFGEISRWRKDSLLGKALYLHQHPYLFEGNVSYNLKLAQRYSVLSAAEQRQRMSSAIELAQLGDLLKANAATLSGGERQRLALARAWLLKPVLLMLDEPISNMDKVSQQLVFSMIEELKNQGTGLLLSSHQDSELIRLCNERWLIESQTITTSQIFIPGTPVELNRHHVAAD; encoded by the coding sequence ATGTGCCGAATTATCGCCAGTGACATAGCGGTGTACTTTGGTGAACGGTTACTGTTTACCGCGCCGCAATTGTGTTTCAGCAAGCAAGATGTGATCTTTCTGCAAGGGGACAATGGCTCCGGCAAAACCACGCTGATGAAACTGCTCGCCGGATTAATGCCACCCACTCAAGGGCAAATCCGTGCTGAAGACTTTGGCGAAATTTCACGCTGGCGTAAAGATTCTTTGCTGGGCAAAGCGTTGTATTTGCACCAGCATCCCTACCTGTTTGAGGGCAATGTCAGCTACAATCTGAAATTGGCTCAACGCTATAGCGTGTTGTCTGCTGCAGAACAACGGCAACGGATGTCGTCGGCAATTGAACTTGCGCAGTTAGGTGACCTGTTAAAAGCGAATGCAGCGACTCTTTCCGGAGGGGAACGGCAACGACTGGCGTTAGCTCGTGCATGGTTATTAAAACCGGTATTGCTGATGCTCGATGAACCCATTTCCAATATGGATAAGGTGTCACAGCAACTGGTCTTCAGCATGATTGAAGAGCTGAAAAATCAGGGTACCGGACTGTTGCTCAGCAGTCATCAGGACTCTGAGTTAATTCGGTTATGCAATGAGCGCTGGCTGATTGAGTCACAAACAATTACAACTTCCCAAATATTTATTCCGGGTACCCCCGTGGAGTTGAACAGACATCATGTCGCAGCAGATTGA
- a CDS encoding ABC transporter permease: MTEGWLALIQQAFRLLFTLDPEVWSIISVSFSVSFAALLITLIPSLVLGFTLAFSRFRGHWIVINLVQTLQSIPTVVIGLLVYLLLTRNGTLGDLRWLFTQKGMILGQMMICAPVLIAMSHAAFTSVDKRAWETCRTLGASWLGAVWIICRELRVPLLMAIIAAFSRIVTEVGCSMMVGGNIDHVTRNIPTAIALETSKGDFAQAIALGLVLLILALILNFMLGILRGAAQPRSH; encoded by the coding sequence ATGACAGAAGGCTGGTTAGCCCTGATACAGCAGGCGTTTCGCCTGCTGTTTACGCTGGACCCGGAAGTCTGGTCCATTATTTCTGTTTCCTTCTCCGTGTCGTTCGCGGCACTTCTCATCACGCTGATCCCGTCGCTTGTCCTGGGCTTTACCTTGGCATTTAGCCGCTTTCGTGGCCATTGGATAGTGATCAACTTAGTGCAGACGCTACAGTCAATACCCACTGTGGTCATAGGTTTGTTGGTCTATCTGCTGCTGACCCGCAATGGCACGCTGGGTGATCTGCGCTGGTTATTTACTCAAAAAGGGATGATCTTGGGCCAGATGATGATCTGTGCGCCGGTGCTGATTGCTATGAGTCATGCAGCGTTCACCAGTGTCGATAAGCGCGCCTGGGAAACTTGTCGTACCTTGGGTGCCAGTTGGTTAGGCGCCGTATGGATTATCTGCCGGGAATTGCGAGTACCATTACTGATGGCGATAATTGCGGCATTTTCGCGGATTGTCACTGAAGTGGGCTGTTCGATGATGGTCGGTGGTAACATTGATCACGTTACCCGCAATATTCCCACCGCCATTGCTCTGGAAACCAGTAAAGGTGATTTTGCTCAGGCAATAGCGTTAGGGTTGGTGTTGCTGATCCTGGCTCTGATCCTGAATTTTATGTTGGGTATATTGCGCGGGGCTGCCCAGCCTCGAAGTCATTAG
- a CDS encoding substrate-binding domain-containing protein — translation MLKLKQLMGFVAAAGMLLNVTAYAQDTKVIKLATTTSTENSGLLGYLLPKFEADTGYQVQVIATGTGKALKLGTQGDVDLVMTHAPKAEAKFVEDGFGVEPRGIMENDFVVLGPKNDPAKILASKTAEEAFTKIAKSGIPFISRGDDSGTNKKEILIWKAANVTPDFAGYKSIGQGMGKTLLMANEMQAYTLSDRGTYIAYKGKLDLQVDFDGGKTLANPYQVILINPKKYPDLNHKGARAFSDWLISDKGQQLINSFEVQGQQLFKATYHK, via the coding sequence ATGTTGAAACTGAAGCAACTGATGGGGTTTGTTGCTGCTGCAGGGATGCTGTTAAACGTCACTGCGTACGCCCAGGATACAAAAGTTATCAAACTGGCGACCACTACTAGTACCGAAAACTCAGGTTTGCTGGGTTATCTGCTGCCAAAGTTTGAAGCAGACACCGGTTATCAAGTGCAGGTTATTGCAACTGGTACGGGTAAAGCATTGAAACTGGGAACCCAGGGTGATGTGGATCTGGTGATGACCCACGCTCCTAAGGCCGAAGCAAAATTTGTTGAAGATGGTTTCGGTGTAGAGCCACGTGGCATTATGGAAAATGATTTCGTAGTGTTAGGGCCAAAAAATGACCCTGCCAAGATCCTCGCCAGCAAGACCGCTGAAGAAGCCTTCACCAAGATTGCCAAATCCGGCATTCCTTTCATTTCTCGTGGTGATGATTCCGGTACCAACAAAAAAGAAATTCTGATCTGGAAAGCGGCTAACGTGACTCCAGATTTTGCCGGTTACAAGTCTATTGGCCAAGGCATGGGCAAAACTTTGTTGATGGCCAACGAAATGCAGGCTTATACACTGTCTGACCGTGGTACCTATATCGCGTATAAAGGTAAACTGGATCTGCAAGTGGATTTTGATGGCGGCAAGACCTTAGCCAACCCTTACCAGGTTATCCTGATCAATCCTAAGAAATATCCAGATCTGAACCACAAAGGTGCGCGTGCGTTCAGTGACTGGCTGATCAGCGACAAAGGTCAACAGTTGATCAATAGTTTCGAAGTGCAAGGACAGCAGCTGTTTAAAGCCACTTATCACAAATGA
- a CDS encoding sigma-54-dependent transcriptional regulator: protein MSQIDPPLKPLPSAVSVLIVDDEPGMRSFLSKALTKKFALVETAASIEDAENLRSRCHFDLLIVDIRLPGRSGIEWREALDDQDRRSDIIFMTGYADMDVAIQALRAGASDFILKPFHLDQMMKSVDRCIERRLLKRENLMLRREVSIGYSSSIIGNSNAMKEVKRIIERVAPTNSVILIEGESGTGKELVARQLHMLSGRQGPFVPVNCGAIAPELLESELFGHTAGSFTGAKGNREGLFSFASGGTIFLDEIGEMPLKMQTSLLRVLEQKSIRPVGSEKEVAIDVRVIAATNRKLAEEVEAGEFRRDLFYRLNVLNIVIPPLRDRPEDVVELTHHFTRQLGTELGVREVVWSHEDLLKLQQYAWPGNIRELRNMIERCLLLGKPPAEYWKELPKLEQPVQTGYPLDWTLKDVERDHVTAVVDANDGNKSAAARVLGVSRKTLDRKYKEWFDTDPEAED, encoded by the coding sequence ATGAGCCAAATTGATCCACCATTAAAACCACTGCCATCCGCCGTATCGGTACTGATTGTCGACGATGAACCCGGCATGCGCAGTTTCCTGAGCAAGGCGTTAACCAAAAAATTCGCGTTGGTCGAGACCGCTGCCAGCATTGAAGATGCTGAAAATTTGCGCAGTCGCTGCCATTTCGATCTGCTGATTGTGGACATTCGCCTGCCGGGACGCTCGGGTATTGAGTGGCGCGAAGCCTTGGATGATCAGGATCGCCGTTCTGACATCATCTTTATGACTGGCTATGCCGATATGGATGTTGCCATTCAGGCACTGCGGGCAGGTGCCTCCGATTTTATCCTTAAGCCATTCCATCTGGATCAGATGATGAAGTCGGTGGATCGCTGTATAGAGCGACGCTTGTTGAAACGGGAAAACCTGATGCTACGGCGTGAGGTATCCATCGGTTATTCCTCCTCAATTATCGGCAATAGCAATGCCATGAAAGAGGTGAAGCGCATCATTGAACGCGTTGCCCCCACTAACTCGGTCATCCTAATTGAGGGCGAATCCGGCACGGGTAAAGAGCTGGTCGCCAGACAATTGCATATGCTTAGTGGTCGCCAAGGCCCTTTCGTGCCAGTTAACTGTGGCGCGATTGCGCCAGAGTTGCTAGAAAGTGAGCTATTTGGCCATACTGCGGGGTCGTTTACCGGTGCCAAAGGCAACCGCGAAGGGCTGTTTAGTTTTGCCTCCGGCGGCACCATCTTCCTTGACGAAATTGGCGAAATGCCACTCAAAATGCAAACGTCACTGCTACGAGTACTCGAACAGAAATCGATTCGACCCGTTGGCAGTGAAAAGGAAGTGGCGATTGATGTGCGAGTGATCGCGGCCACAAACCGTAAACTGGCTGAAGAGGTTGAAGCTGGCGAGTTTCGGCGAGATCTGTTTTACCGGCTTAACGTGTTGAATATTGTGATCCCACCATTGCGTGATCGTCCGGAAGACGTCGTGGAGTTAACCCACCACTTCACCCGCCAGTTAGGCACTGAGCTGGGAGTGCGCGAAGTGGTGTGGAGTCACGAAGATTTGCTCAAGTTGCAACAATATGCCTGGCCAGGAAATATTCGTGAATTACGCAATATGATTGAACGTTGCTTATTGTTAGGGAAGCCACCAGCAGAATACTGGAAGGAATTGCCCAAATTGGAGCAGCCGGTACAAACGGGTTACCCGTTAGATTGGACCTTAAAAGACGTAGAACGTGACCATGTTACCGCGGTGGTAGATGCTAACGACGGCAATAAATCAGCCGCCGCTCGCGTCCTGGGCGTATCCCGTAAGACGCTCGACCGTAAATATAAAGAATGGTTCGATACCGATCCCGAGGCGGAGGATTAA
- a CDS encoding sensor histidine kinase, translating to MQAKVRYRILILTLLPILLTLVSLVFITIYWNISYTGKQLFMKVKADLTVAINTLSSVQDHQEKQLERVMHSYEFQNGFRALEAGDEQQLQNIREFLLQQQKLLNLDFLRLVTIDNVAGDPQLRQMLPRIIGHQAYSGLMVLGVSDLTRIDSQLAQRARISVIATPRAQPPKEAEETHGLLSRSLLPVPDAQGHVSWYLDGGTLINGDTRIVDHIRDLVYDKGTLPEHSIGTVTIFLDNIRISTNVPLSIGPGRDKYEGRALGTLVSEEVKEKVLDQGKLWIDRAFVYNDWFISAYAPLEDIRGQRIGMIYSGFSEAPFIHNYLLNIIELGTILMLVLLISGMLVYRGAYSLLLPIERIHHVVNAVQSGRNLRIGALGLDRDNELANLAEQFDRMLDLLQHRNAQIQAAAEQLEMKVEERTRSLQEKTEELQQNVKLLNETRHQLVTNEKLTALGELTAGIAHEINNPTAVILGNMELLRYELGDNATAVQEEIDLIIQQVGRISTIIRSLLQYSRPGEFNAPLEIQQLTPIIEEMQLLVRHSLGKQEVVLLPELNASQSVEVNRPQLLQVLINMVMNAAHAMDGKGRIWLRTYDWVVQDETIGAKIEIEDEGRGIPADQIGRIFDPFYTTRKDGTGLGLSLSYGIINRLGGTINVSSTVNKGTIFTISLYARAKEPFNPPNVDLLFDQKDDISPSA from the coding sequence ATGCAGGCCAAGGTGCGTTATCGCATCCTGATCCTGACGCTGCTGCCTATCCTGCTGACGCTGGTAAGCCTGGTATTTATTACTATCTACTGGAATATCAGCTACACCGGCAAGCAGCTCTTTATGAAGGTGAAGGCTGATCTTACCGTTGCAATAAATACCCTATCTTCAGTGCAGGACCATCAGGAAAAGCAGCTCGAAAGAGTGATGCATTCCTATGAATTCCAGAATGGATTTCGAGCCTTAGAAGCCGGGGATGAACAGCAACTGCAAAACATTCGGGAATTTTTGCTACAGCAACAAAAGCTGCTCAATCTGGATTTTCTGCGATTGGTGACGATTGACAATGTCGCCGGTGATCCACAACTGCGACAGATGTTGCCCAGAATAATCGGCCATCAGGCCTATTCGGGACTGATGGTACTAGGCGTTTCTGATCTTACCCGTATTGATAGCCAATTAGCACAACGGGCACGGATATCGGTCATCGCCACCCCTAGAGCACAACCGCCCAAAGAAGCCGAAGAAACGCATGGATTATTGAGCCGCAGCCTGCTACCAGTGCCGGATGCCCAGGGTCATGTCAGTTGGTATCTGGATGGTGGCACCCTGATCAACGGTGATACCCGTATTGTCGACCACATCCGGGATCTGGTTTATGACAAAGGGACCTTACCGGAACACTCGATTGGCACAGTAACTATCTTCCTCGACAATATTCGCATCAGCACTAACGTCCCCTTGAGCATTGGCCCTGGACGCGACAAATATGAGGGACGGGCACTGGGCACCTTGGTCTCAGAGGAAGTTAAAGAGAAGGTTTTAGATCAAGGTAAGCTGTGGATTGACCGCGCATTTGTGTATAACGATTGGTTTATCTCCGCTTATGCACCGCTGGAGGATATTCGCGGCCAACGGATTGGAATGATTTACAGTGGTTTTTCCGAAGCCCCATTTATCCATAACTATCTGCTAAATATCATTGAGCTTGGCACCATTCTGATGCTGGTACTGCTGATCTCCGGCATGCTGGTATATCGTGGCGCCTACAGTTTATTGCTGCCTATCGAACGAATTCATCATGTGGTGAATGCGGTACAATCCGGTCGCAATCTGCGCATTGGGGCCCTTGGGCTGGATCGAGACAACGAGCTGGCGAATCTGGCAGAACAGTTTGATCGCATGCTGGATCTGCTACAACATCGCAATGCACAAATTCAAGCCGCCGCCGAACAGTTGGAGATGAAGGTAGAAGAACGTACGCGCAGTCTGCAGGAAAAAACCGAAGAACTGCAACAGAACGTCAAACTGCTCAATGAAACCCGCCATCAATTGGTCACTAACGAAAAACTGACGGCGTTGGGTGAATTAACTGCGGGCATCGCTCATGAAATTAACAACCCAACGGCAGTGATCCTGGGAAACATGGAATTGTTACGCTATGAACTGGGTGACAATGCCACAGCAGTGCAAGAAGAAATCGATCTGATTATCCAGCAAGTCGGTCGGATCAGCACCATCATACGCAGTCTGTTACAGTACAGTCGTCCTGGAGAATTCAACGCCCCATTGGAGATCCAGCAGCTCACCCCCATTATTGAAGAGATGCAGTTGCTGGTGCGCCACTCGCTAGGTAAGCAAGAAGTGGTGTTGCTACCAGAGTTAAATGCTTCACAATCGGTAGAGGTGAATCGTCCACAACTGTTGCAGGTATTGATCAATATGGTGATGAATGCCGCACATGCAATGGACGGCAAAGGACGGATTTGGCTGCGTACCTATGATTGGGTGGTTCAGGACGAGACCATCGGTGCCAAAATAGAGATTGAAGATGAAGGCCGAGGCATTCCTGCCGATCAAATTGGCCGTATCTTCGACCCGTTCTACACCACCCGTAAAGATGGTACAGGACTGGGCTTATCGCTGAGTTATGGCATTATTAACCGCCTCGGTGGCACCATCAATGTCAGCTCAACAGTAAACAAAGGCACCATCTTTACGATTAGCCTGTATGCACGAGCCAAGGAACCCTTCAACCCGCCAAATGTTGACTTGCTCTTTGACCAAAAGGACGATATCTCACCTAGCGCCTGA
- a CDS encoding DNA-3-methyladenine glycosylase I produces MNKPEAFEEIYARASERKGGNERLESLLPEVLSQDELMQYSDAELLSAMSKQVFQSGFVWKVVEQKWPQYQKAFFEFDPLKVLMLSPEQIQQRAEDPALIRHLKKTQAIYENALMTREIAQEHGSLARYIALWPVEEITGLWQQLKQRGARLGGNTGPYFLRSIGKDTFLLTEDVKGYLKAHQLVDASFTSQSGLNEVQAVFNHWQQSSGRSMAQISRILACSVGDNRL; encoded by the coding sequence ATGAATAAACCTGAAGCGTTTGAAGAGATATACGCCCGAGCCAGTGAACGCAAGGGGGGAAATGAACGGCTGGAGAGTCTGCTTCCGGAAGTGCTGAGTCAGGACGAGTTAATGCAGTATTCCGATGCTGAACTGTTGTCAGCCATGAGTAAACAAGTATTCCAGAGTGGGTTTGTCTGGAAAGTGGTGGAGCAAAAATGGCCACAATACCAGAAGGCCTTTTTTGAGTTTGACCCATTGAAAGTATTGATGTTGTCGCCAGAGCAGATCCAGCAGCGTGCTGAAGATCCGGCCCTTATCCGTCATCTGAAAAAAACACAGGCTATCTATGAAAATGCGCTGATGACCCGCGAAATTGCCCAAGAGCACGGCAGTCTGGCGCGCTACATTGCGTTATGGCCGGTGGAGGAGATTACCGGTTTATGGCAGCAGTTAAAGCAGCGGGGTGCCAGACTCGGGGGAAATACCGGTCCCTATTTTTTACGCAGTATCGGCAAGGATACCTTCCTGTTAACGGAAGATGTGAAAGGCTACCTGAAAGCGCACCAGTTGGTGGATGCCAGTTTTACCTCACAAAGCGGGTTGAATGAGGTGCAGGCGGTATTTAACCATTGGCAACAGAGCAGTGGTCGTAGCATGGCGCAGATAAGCCGCATTCTTGCTTGCAGCGTCGGCGACAACCGGCTCTGA
- a CDS encoding glutathione S-transferase family protein, with protein sequence MELFYYPLLRHSQKVLLAMFEKQLNFLPRVTDLHDPLQRRMFSEQYPLCRLPLLICADGTALPESSIIIEYLDQLAHGGTRLLPEEPAQQLQCRLYDRLIDNYLSYPLYQLEQQRRLPKELQQPLLQRQLENRIQLMLTKIEQQLEQHHWLCSDSLTLADCALIPSLAALPDRFNLLDFPALGSYWLHAQLRGSWMLVQDEVEQTLQQAQTGQRTS encoded by the coding sequence ATGGAGCTTTTCTACTATCCCCTGTTACGCCACTCGCAAAAAGTACTGCTGGCCATGTTTGAAAAACAGCTTAATTTCTTGCCACGGGTGACCGACTTACATGATCCGTTGCAGCGTCGCATGTTTTCGGAACAGTATCCGCTTTGCCGACTGCCATTACTGATCTGTGCCGATGGCACCGCATTACCCGAATCTAGCATCATCATTGAATACCTGGATCAACTGGCTCATGGCGGTACCAGGTTATTGCCGGAAGAACCCGCGCAGCAATTGCAGTGTCGACTTTACGACCGCCTCATCGATAACTATTTGAGCTATCCCTTGTATCAATTAGAACAACAACGGCGGTTACCCAAAGAGCTGCAACAACCCCTCCTACAACGCCAGCTGGAAAATCGTATTCAGCTGATGCTGACAAAAATAGAACAACAGTTAGAACAACATCACTGGTTATGTAGTGACAGTCTTACTTTGGCCGATTGCGCACTGATCCCCAGTCTGGCGGCGTTACCCGACCGCTTTAATTTGCTGGATTTTCCTGCCTTAGGCAGTTACTGGTTACACGCGCAATTACGCGGCTCGTGGATGCTGGTGCAAGATGAAGTGGAGCAAACGTTACAGCAAGCGCAAACTGGTCAGCGTACCAGCTAA
- a CDS encoding thioesterase family protein, protein MNLYFRLFWLLFWRMRRARTIDFLDVSRLEFRAWPTDCDINLHLTNARYPALMDLARTYMLSEMGLLKPFLQRKWLPVVNASEFTFIRDIKPLHKFNIDTRLLGWDDKYFYIEQRFVSQRGLHAIANVRGLFVCKGRKITTAELLQAAAFQGEAPALAADVLAWKQLLQAKKQQNQ, encoded by the coding sequence ATGAATCTGTATTTCCGGCTGTTCTGGCTATTGTTCTGGCGCATGCGCCGTGCGCGTACGATTGATTTTCTGGATGTCTCCCGCCTGGAGTTTCGGGCGTGGCCCACTGATTGTGATATTAACCTGCACCTCACTAATGCGCGGTATCCCGCGCTAATGGATTTAGCTCGTACCTACATGCTTAGCGAAATGGGTTTATTAAAGCCGTTTTTACAACGGAAATGGTTGCCAGTTGTCAACGCATCAGAATTCACATTTATTCGTGATATCAAGCCATTACATAAATTTAATATCGATACCCGGTTGCTTGGCTGGGACGACAAGTATTTTTATATTGAACAGCGGTTTGTCAGCCAGCGAGGATTACATGCGATAGCCAACGTCAGAGGCTTATTCGTTTGCAAAGGCCGTAAAATTACCACCGCAGAATTGTTACAAGCTGCGGCATTTCAGGGCGAAGCACCAGCGTTAGCAGCAGATGTGCTGGCCTGGAAGCAACTGCTTCAGGCTAAAAAGCAGCAGAACCAGTAA
- the prlC gene encoding oligopeptidase A, with the protein MTNPLLQANELPPFSSIKPEHIQPAVEHAIAKCRSKIDEVLANSGPYTWDNLVAPLEQVDDELSQIWSPISHMNAVVSNEAWRAAHDACLPLLSEYGTYVGQHQGLYEAYKSLHEADAFETLTQAQKTVIEHSLRDFELSGIGLEAEQKARYGEIVKRMSELTSKFSNQLLDATHAWHKLITDEAELAGLPESAIDAAKAMAEAKEQQGWWFTLDYPSYLPVMMYSDNRALREECYRAFVTRASDQGPNAGKFDNGPLMNEILGLRYELAQLLGFDTFAEKSLATKMAESPAQVIEFLNELALRSKPQAKAELAELQEFAKTHYGVTELAAWDLSYYAEKLKQHKYEISQEQLRPYFPEDRVLHGLFYTVKRLYGMDVQEQTGFDSWHKDVRFFKLIDETGEHRGSFYLDLYAREGKRGGAWMDDCRGRRMTSHGLQRPVAYLTCNFNRPVGDKPALFTHDEVTTLFHEFGHGIHHMLTKVDVGGVAGINGVPWDAVELPSQFMENWCWSAEALGEISGHYQTGEPLPKAMLDKMLAAKNFQSGMMMMRQLEFALFDFRLHHEYDPAKGAHIQEMLDEVRRQVAVMIPPEFNRFQHGFSHIFAGGYAAGYYSYKWAEVLSADAFSRFEEDGVFNEQTGRDFLHNILEKGGSEDPMALFVRFRGREPTIDALLRHSGIAA; encoded by the coding sequence ATGACCAACCCTTTACTGCAAGCTAATGAATTACCGCCGTTTTCCAGTATCAAGCCGGAACATATTCAGCCAGCGGTAGAACACGCTATCGCTAAGTGCCGCAGTAAAATTGACGAGGTGCTGGCCAATAGTGGTCCTTATACCTGGGACAATCTTGTTGCACCGTTAGAGCAAGTGGATGATGAACTGAGCCAGATATGGTCACCGATTTCCCACATGAATGCGGTGGTCAGCAACGAAGCCTGGCGTGCGGCGCATGATGCCTGTCTGCCACTGTTGTCAGAATATGGCACTTATGTTGGTCAGCATCAGGGACTCTATGAAGCCTATAAATCGCTACATGAGGCCGATGCATTTGAGACACTAACGCAAGCACAGAAAACGGTAATTGAACATAGTCTGCGCGACTTTGAATTATCTGGTATTGGTTTGGAAGCGGAGCAAAAGGCGCGTTATGGCGAGATTGTAAAACGCATGTCAGAGCTCACCAGTAAGTTTTCCAACCAGTTGCTGGATGCCACCCATGCCTGGCATAAATTGATCACCGATGAGGCTGAACTTGCAGGATTGCCCGAGTCGGCCATAGATGCTGCCAAAGCCATGGCGGAAGCCAAAGAGCAACAGGGCTGGTGGTTTACATTGGATTATCCGTCCTATCTGCCAGTGATGATGTACAGCGACAATCGCGCGTTACGGGAAGAATGTTATCGTGCATTTGTTACCCGCGCCTCTGACCAGGGGCCCAACGCCGGTAAGTTTGATAATGGCCCGTTGATGAACGAAATTCTGGGACTGCGTTATGAACTGGCGCAGTTATTGGGTTTTGATACCTTTGCCGAAAAATCGCTGGCGACCAAAATGGCCGAATCACCGGCTCAGGTGATTGAGTTTTTGAACGAGCTAGCACTGCGCTCTAAACCGCAGGCCAAGGCCGAACTGGCAGAGTTGCAGGAGTTTGCCAAAACGCACTACGGCGTCACTGAACTGGCGGCTTGGGATCTCAGCTACTATGCCGAGAAACTGAAACAACATAAATACGAAATATCACAAGAACAGTTGCGTCCCTATTTCCCGGAAGATCGGGTATTACATGGGCTGTTTTATACGGTTAAACGTCTGTATGGCATGGATGTACAGGAGCAAACGGGTTTTGACAGCTGGCATAAGGATGTACGCTTTTTCAAGTTGATTGATGAAACGGGCGAGCATCGTGGCAGCTTTTACCTTGACTTGTATGCCCGTGAAGGTAAACGCGGTGGTGCCTGGATGGATGACTGCCGAGGCCGCCGCATGACCAGTCATGGGCTGCAACGACCCGTGGCTTATCTTACCTGTAATTTTAACCGTCCGGTGGGAGATAAACCGGCGTTGTTTACACATGATGAAGTGACCACCCTGTTCCACGAATTTGGCCACGGTATTCATCATATGCTCACGAAGGTTGATGTTGGTGGGGTGGCTGGGATCAATGGCGTGCCGTGGGATGCCGTGGAGTTACCAAGCCAGTTTATGGAAAACTGGTGCTGGTCAGCAGAAGCGTTAGGCGAGATCTCGGGTCATTACCAAACCGGTGAACCCCTGCCCAAAGCCATGCTGGACAAGATGCTGGCCGCCAAGAATTTCCAGTCTGGCATGATGATGATGCGGCAGTTGGAGTTTGCGCTGTTCGATTTCCGTTTGCATCATGAATATGATCCGGCCAAGGGCGCTCATATTCAGGAAATGCTCGATGAAGTGCGGCGTCAGGTTGCCGTGATGATCCCGCCAGAATTTAACCGTTTCCAGCATGGCTTTTCCCATATATTTGCCGGCGGTTATGCTGCTGGATATTACAGCTATAAATGGGCCGAAGTGCTGTCAGCCGACGCGTTTTCCCGTTTTGAAGAGGACGGCGTGTTCAACGAACAGACTGGGCGCGATTTTCTGCACAACATTCTGGAAAAAGGCGGTTCAGAAGACCCTATGGCACTGTTCGTGCGTTTCCGCGGTCGCGAACCTACGATTGATGCATTGTTGCGTCATTCCGGAATCGCTGCCTGA